In one window of Henckelia pumila isolate YLH828 chromosome 1, ASM3356847v2, whole genome shotgun sequence DNA:
- the LOC140860590 gene encoding uncharacterized protein produces MENQGRKPYNPYSNTYNPGLKNYPNFSWKPEDPTANTSKPVEKKPSFEEIMMKYVAGTETRLQNQEATLQNLETRMAQIATQLSTRTKESLPRNTIKNPRDVNAIMVVTRAQPEEPENSDNGKNMESTKTSVVKEDTHGAEQFDMIGKKKKGKTSKFEVNDDVDVSSLPFPQRAKKVLFDHQFKKFLEIFKKLYINLPFADSLAQMLSYAKFLKDLLKNKNNLNDITQVTMNEKCSVVLQNKCPQKFQDLESFYIPCQIGSSSFDNVLCDLRSSINLMSHSLAKRMGISNIEPTNISLKFADGSIKYPRGVVKNVLVKIDKFIYPIDFSILDMDENCEVPLILGRPFLAMSRALIDVENGELVLRMNAEQVVFHMLKLASDSPNSNSCSAVNFVDVFKEFTDKNLQVQRYESLNPVHKTCGSEARSSCGIDQTLFKRVDKPP; encoded by the coding sequence ATGGAAAATCAAGGGAGAAAGCCGTACAATCCTTACAGCAATACCTATAATCCTGGCTTGAAGAATTATCCCAACTTCTCGTGGAAACCTGAAGATCCTACAGCCAACACATCAAAGCCAGTCGAGAAAAAGCCCtcctttgaagaaatcatgatgaagTATGTAGCGGGTACTGAGACTCGCCTGCAGAATCAGGAGGCAACGTTGCAAAATTTGGAAACACGAATGGCTCAGATAGCGACACAACTGTCAACCAGGACAAAAGAGTCATTGCCTAGAAATACAATCAAGAATCCAAGGGATGTGAATGCGATTATGGTGGTGACAAGGGCACAACCTGAAGAGCCAGAGAATAGTGACAATGGGAAGAACATGGAGAGTACAAAAACTTCAGTAGTCAAGGAGGACACGCATGGTGCGGAACAGTTTGACATGATAGGTAAGAAAAAGAAAggtaaaacttcaaaatttgaagttaatgatgATGTAGATGTGTCTAGCCTTCCCTTTCCTCAGCGAGCTAAGAAAGTATTATTTGAtcatcaatttaaaaagtttcttgaaattttcaagaaactataTATTAACCTTCCTTTTGCAGATTCTTTAGCTCAGATGCTGAGTTATGCCAAATTTTTGAAGGACttgctaaaaaataaaaataatttgaatgATATAACGCAAGTCACAATGAACGAAAAGTGTTCGGTTGTGTTGCAAAACAAGTGCCCACAAAAATTTCAAGACCTAGAGAGTTTTTACATACCATGTCAAATAGGAAGCTCGTCGTTTGATAATGTATTGTGTGACTTAAGATCAAGCATCAACTTGATGTCGCATTCGCTTGCTAAGCGGATGGGTATAAGCAACATTGAACCGACaaatatttctcttaaatttgctgatggatccATAAAATACCCAAGAGGAGTTGTGAAAAATGTTTTAGTCAAGATAGACAAATTTATTTATCCTATAGATTTTTCCATTCTTGATATGGATGAAAATTGTGAAGTTCCTCTGATTCTAGGGCGTCCTTTCTTAGCGATGAGTAGAGCATTAATTGATGTAGAAAATGGTGAATTAGTTCTAAGGATGAATGCTGAGCAAGTCGTATTTCATATGCTTAAATTGGCTAGCGATAGTCCTAACTCCAATTCTTGCTCTGCTGTGAATTTTGTAGATGTTTTTAAAGAATTTACTGATAAAAATTTGCAGGTTCAGCGTTATGAAAGCTTAAATCCCGTACACAAAACTTGTGGAAGTGAAGCACGTAGCAGTTGCGGGATTGATCAGACATTATTCAAGAGGGTGGATAAGCCACCATGA